The window AGGAAATTCGCCGTGGCCATCAGAGCGACACCTCTCCTTCGATCCTGTTGGCCGCGCTGCCGTTGATCGTGGTTGTGAGCGTAAACTTCCTTATGTCGTTTGTTGTTTTGCCAGCAATGGATGCGAGCTTTCTGGCCGAGCAGAGATGGGGCGCGACCTCGCTTGCGTCGATCGGCGGTGTGTGGTCCGTCATCGTCGCGCTGTTTGCTGCCATCGTGACGTTGATTTCGATCAACAGGCCGCGCCTGCCGGAACTTAGGAAGAGTATGGACGCGGGTGCCAACGCATCCGTTCTGCCCGCTGTCAGCGTGGCAAGTCTTGTCGGGTTTGGTGCTGTCGTTGCGGCGTTGCCCGCCTTCGAGATGGTGCGGGATTGGGTGTTGTCCATTGGCGGCGGGCCGCTCGTATCGCTGGCGGTTGCTACCAACATTCTGTCGGCGCTGACGGGCTCGGCCTCCGGTGGATTGACGATCGCGCTCGATGCACTCGGTCCCACGTATTTGAATCTGGCCGCAGAGCACGGGATTGATCCCGCGTTGATGCACCGTGTCGCCGTGATCGGGGCCGGAACACTCGACAGCCTTCCGCATAATGGCGCCGTCGTTTCGTTGCTGGCGGTTTGCGGGGCAACGCATCGGGAGAGCTATTTCGATATCGTAATGGTTGCCATTGTCGGGGCAATCATTGCCTTAGTGGCAGTGATTGGTTTGGGCACGGTGTTTGGATCATTCTGAGATCCTGAGATCGGCGGAATGCAGGGAGATGGACGGGATGCGGCCGATCGCAGATCCGCGGCGGGGCGACGTTGAGGACGATGCGTCGAGCACAAAGCGGCGGACGCTTATTTCGTTGGCTGGAAGTCTGTTGGCAGAGATCAGCTTTGCGAAGCTGCTCGCCGCTTGGATTATCCTGATCATTCTGCCTGCCGCGCTGCTTGGTGCGGCGCCGCTGCTGGCATCGATCTGGTTCAGCACAGTCTCTTCGAAGGTGGCGGCGATCTATACGGGGCTTTTAGCGCCACTCCTGGCGCTCGGTCTCATCGCGGTCGGCTGGTTCGGCGGTAGACCGCTGTGGCGGCTGATCGAGACGAACTTCTGGTCGTTGAATGCGCTTGCGGTTCAGCCAGCTTATGCGATTGCGCGCGAAGCCCTGCGCCAAGTGTCCGAGCGCTTTCTGCCGGCTGACGTCCAGCAGACGAGGCGGGATCGCGTGCGGGCGATCAGCGCCGCGGTGGCGGGTTTGCTGATTTGTGGACTGTCGCTGTGGGTTATCGCGATCGTCTGGCCGCATACGCGGTGGACCGGCACATTCGCCGATCTGGCTGCGCCGTGGGCGCTCATCAAAACAGGCATTTGCAACAGCATCGTCATTGTCGCCGGCTACCTCGCGGCAGCGGGACTTGTCTGGGGCGTGGCCGATACGGTGATGACGCAGCCGAACGATCTTCCAGCTTTTGCGCCGCGTATTGGATCTGGAAAATCGTGGCGAGTTGCGCATCTTTCCGACATTCATTTCGTGGGCGAAAGATTTGGTTTTCGGATCGAGGGTGGGCGATCCGGTCCGAGAGGAAACGAGCGCTTCAAGCAGGTGATGGCGCAACTTGATGCTGCCCATTTGCGCGATCCGCTCGACATGATCGTTATCACCGGGGACATTACCGATGCGGGCCGTTCGCCAGAATGGGCCGAATTCCTAGATGCGCTGACG is drawn from Hyphomicrobium methylovorum and contains these coding sequences:
- a CDS encoding metallophosphoesterase family protein; its protein translation is MRPIADPRRGDVEDDASSTKRRTLISLAGSLLAEISFAKLLAAWIILIILPAALLGAAPLLASIWFSTVSSKVAAIYTGLLAPLLALGLIAVGWFGGRPLWRLIETNFWSLNALAVQPAYAIAREALRQVSERFLPADVQQTRRDRVRAISAAVAGLLICGLSLWVIAIVWPHTRWTGTFADLAAPWALIKTGICNSIVIVAGYLAAAGLVWGVADTVMTQPNDLPAFAPRIGSGKSWRVAHLSDIHFVGERFGFRIEGGRSGPRGNERFKQVMAQLDAAHLRDPLDMIVITGDITDAGRSPEWAEFLDALTPFPELAKLVVILPGNHDLNVIDRANPARLDLPTSPKKRLRQIRALSMMAAVRGNDVHIVDHSTGALGPTLAAYLNTKGEEIVDFADRGTAYLGWKLAELWPKAFPMVLPPKEDDGLGVILLDSNAQTHFSFTNALGLVTWEQTRAIEQISARFPKASWIVAQHHHVVEYPKAPKALSERIGTALVNGTWFVRRMQDLSRRVIIMHGHRHIDWIGRCGGLVVVSAPSPVMDVTDDKDTHFYIHNLTTDADGKLVLCEPERIDLPGRLAD
- a CDS encoding GntP family permease, whose protein sequence is MGLAGILVGLGLLIWFAFRGWSVLLLAPAAALIAAAFSQEPVLAHWTQTFMGSASHFLAQFFPIFLLGALFGKLMEDSGSVTAISAFMTERLGTKRAILAVVLAGAIVTYGGVSLFVAFFVLAPMARALFQDAGVPLRLMPAAIVLGTSTFTMSALPGTPAIQNAIPMPFFGTTPFAAPGLGIIASAVMLAFGLWWLGRAEAVARRDGNGSGSSQIIAAAAPDDELVRERATVAREFDPKEIRRGHQSDTSPSILLAALPLIVVVSVNFLMSFVVLPAMDASFLAEQRWGATSLASIGGVWSVIVALFAAIVTLISINRPRLPELRKSMDAGANASVLPAVSVASLVGFGAVVAALPAFEMVRDWVLSIGGGPLVSLAVATNILSALTGSASGGLTIALDALGPTYLNLAAEHGIDPALMHRVAVIGAGTLDSLPHNGAVVSLLAVCGATHRESYFDIVMVAIVGAIIALVAVIGLGTVFGSF